A window of the Dickeya dianthicola NCPPB 453 genome harbors these coding sequences:
- the metK gene encoding methionine adenosyltransferase — protein MAKHLFTSESVSEGHPDKIADQISDAVLDAILEQDPKARVACETYVKTGMVLVGGEITTSAWVDIEEITRRTVRDIGYVNSEMGFDANSCAVLSAIGKQSPDINQGVDRKDPLEQGAGDQGLMFGYATNETDVLMPAPITYAHRLVQRQSEVRKNGALPWLRPDAKSQVTFAYDDGKIVGIDAVVLSTQHSESIAQKDLQEAVMEEIIKPVLPSEWLSANTKYFINPTGRFVIGGPMGDCGLTGRKIIVDTYGGAARHGGGAFSGKDPSKVDRSAAYAARYVAKNIVAAGLADRCEIQVSYAIGVAEPTSIMVETFGTGKVSSDRLVDLVRQFFDLRPYGLIQMLDLLHPFYQQTAAYGHFGRAEFPWEKTDVAEKLRDAAGLK, from the coding sequence ATGGCTAAACACCTTTTTACGTCCGAGTCGGTTTCCGAAGGACATCCTGATAAAATCGCTGACCAGATTTCCGACGCCGTCCTTGACGCGATTCTGGAGCAGGACCCCAAAGCGCGAGTCGCCTGCGAAACTTACGTAAAAACCGGTATGGTGTTAGTTGGCGGCGAAATTACCACCAGCGCCTGGGTGGATATCGAAGAGATTACGCGCCGCACCGTCCGCGACATCGGCTACGTCAACTCCGAGATGGGCTTTGACGCCAACTCCTGCGCCGTACTGAGCGCAATCGGCAAACAGTCTCCGGACATCAACCAAGGTGTTGACCGTAAAGACCCGCTGGAGCAAGGCGCGGGCGACCAGGGCCTGATGTTCGGCTACGCCACCAACGAAACCGACGTGCTGATGCCGGCGCCTATCACGTACGCGCACCGTCTGGTGCAGCGTCAGTCCGAAGTGCGTAAAAACGGCGCCCTGCCGTGGCTGCGCCCGGACGCCAAGAGCCAGGTGACCTTCGCGTACGACGACGGCAAGATAGTCGGCATCGATGCAGTGGTGCTGTCAACCCAGCATTCGGAATCCATCGCGCAGAAAGACCTGCAGGAAGCGGTAATGGAAGAGATCATCAAGCCGGTTCTGCCGTCTGAATGGCTCTCCGCCAACACCAAATACTTCATCAACCCGACCGGTCGTTTCGTGATCGGCGGCCCGATGGGCGACTGCGGCCTGACCGGTCGTAAAATCATCGTCGATACCTACGGCGGCGCAGCGCGTCACGGCGGCGGCGCATTCTCCGGCAAGGACCCGTCCAAAGTGGACCGTTCCGCCGCCTATGCCGCCCGTTATGTGGCGAAAAATATCGTGGCCGCCGGCCTGGCGGACCGCTGTGAAATTCAGGTGTCCTACGCTATCGGCGTAGCGGAACCGACTTCCATCATGGTGGAAACCTTCGGCACCGGGAAAGTGTCCAGCGACCGTCTGGTCGATTTGGTCCGCCAGTTCTTCGATCTGCGCCCGTACGGCCTGATCCAGATGCTGGACCTGCTGCACCCATTCTACCAGCAAACTGCGGCTTACGGTCACTTCGGCCGGGCGGAATTCCCGTGGGAAAAAACCGACGTGGCAGAAAAACTGCGTGACGCCGCCGGCCTGAAATAA
- a CDS encoding SprT family zinc-dependent metalloprotease → MNTPRLPIALQQAVMRCLREKLQQANTALGCEYPEPVVNYLQRGSTAGSAWLKTWEIRLNPVLLLENQQAFIDEVVPHELAHLLVYARFGKAPPHGREWRWMMESVLSVPARRTHRFELASVQGKTFPYQCACRRHKLTLRRHNRVVRGESEYRCRSCGERLRALVTNSV, encoded by the coding sequence ATGAACACGCCACGACTTCCTATCGCCCTGCAGCAAGCGGTGATGCGCTGTTTGCGGGAAAAACTCCAGCAGGCCAATACCGCGTTGGGTTGTGAATACCCCGAACCCGTCGTCAACTATCTGCAACGCGGCTCAACCGCCGGCAGCGCCTGGCTGAAAACCTGGGAAATCCGCCTTAATCCGGTATTGCTGCTGGAAAACCAGCAGGCATTTATTGATGAAGTCGTCCCGCACGAACTGGCGCATCTGCTGGTATACGCCCGTTTTGGCAAAGCCCCGCCGCATGGCCGGGAATGGCGCTGGATGATGGAAAGCGTGCTGAGCGTGCCCGCCCGCCGCACTCACCGGTTTGAGCTTGCCTCGGTGCAGGGCAAAACCTTCCCTTATCAGTGCGCCTGCCGTCGGCACAAACTCACCCTGCGCCGCCACAACCGGGTCGTTCGGGGCGAATCGGAGTACCGTTGCCGGTCTTGCGGCGAACGGTTACGCGCTCTCGTAACAAATTCTGTTTAA
- the endA gene encoding deoxyribonuclease I, with translation MLRNFVIFAVLGAGLTTLAAAGQDINNFTQAKAAAAKIHQDAPGSFYCGCKINWQGKKGTPDLASCGYQVRKDANRASRIEWEHVVPAWQFGHQRQCWQDGGRKNCTKDDVYRQMETDLHNLQPSIGEVNGDRGNFMYSQWNGGEHQYGQCEMKIDFKNQLAEPPERARGAISRTYFYMRDRYNLNLSRQQTQLFDAWNKQYPVTAWECTREKRIAAVQGNHNPYVQQACQP, from the coding sequence ATGCTTCGCAATTTTGTCATTTTCGCTGTGTTAGGCGCGGGCCTGACGACGCTGGCCGCCGCTGGTCAGGACATCAACAACTTTACGCAAGCCAAGGCCGCCGCCGCCAAAATCCATCAGGATGCGCCCGGCTCCTTCTATTGCGGCTGTAAGATCAACTGGCAGGGCAAAAAAGGAACGCCGGACCTGGCGTCCTGCGGCTATCAGGTTCGTAAAGACGCTAACCGCGCCAGCCGCATCGAATGGGAGCATGTAGTGCCGGCGTGGCAATTCGGCCACCAGCGCCAGTGCTGGCAGGACGGCGGCCGCAAGAACTGCACCAAAGACGATGTTTACCGCCAGATGGAAACCGATCTACACAACCTGCAACCGTCGATTGGTGAAGTGAACGGCGATCGCGGCAACTTTATGTACAGCCAGTGGAATGGCGGCGAGCATCAGTACGGCCAGTGCGAGATGAAGATCGATTTTAAAAACCAGTTGGCGGAGCCGCCCGAACGCGCCCGCGGCGCCATCTCCCGTACCTACTTCTATATGCGCGACCGTTACAACCTGAACCTGTCCCGCCAGCAAACCCAGTTGTTTGACGCCTGGAACAAGCAGTATCCGGTCACCGCGTGGGAATGCACCCGCGAGAAACGCATCGCCGCCGTGCAGGGCAACCACAATCCGTATGTGCAACAGGCTTGCCAGCCCTGA